A DNA window from Halorubrum sp. DM2 contains the following coding sequences:
- a CDS encoding MFS transporter translates to MGLVSGVTDTDRRVIVLALARMVGAVGNSFLIVVLPLYIASDLVDVDALIGTEVGVGAAAVTVTEPLLIGLVLSLFGFLNSLSQPFTGRLSDRTGVRRPFVLVGILLLGTASGLYILADAYWHLVALRAAQGLGAALTIPATVALVNEYAASDADRGGNFGVFNTFRLIGFGFGPVLAGVVVEAGPYDLSPVGLPVLDGFDAAFVAACAGAYLSFALVYLLVHDAAESSEAGEDLSIRIRGEDRLLDPVFALGLATISMGMCIALYATLQNQVNVRLDQAPVWFGLQFAAVTIANVLLQVPVGQASDRIGRRPFLLAGFVLLIPTTLLQGIVTDPIVMTLVRLGQGVAVAFVFAPSLALAGDLSREGESGTTLSVLTMGFGFGVALGPLASGWLVGFGFVVPFAVGAAAAAVALVAVVTQVEETLDVGDEPTAAAGAD, encoded by the coding sequence ATGGGGCTGGTCTCCGGCGTCACCGACACCGATCGGCGCGTGATCGTGTTGGCGCTCGCGCGGATGGTCGGCGCGGTCGGGAACTCCTTTCTCATCGTCGTGCTGCCGCTGTACATCGCGAGCGACCTCGTCGATGTCGACGCGCTGATCGGGACCGAGGTCGGCGTCGGCGCGGCCGCGGTCACCGTGACCGAACCGCTTCTCATCGGACTCGTCCTCTCGCTTTTCGGCTTCCTCAACAGCCTCTCGCAGCCGTTCACGGGACGGCTCTCCGACCGGACCGGCGTCCGTCGCCCGTTCGTGTTGGTCGGAATCCTCCTCTTGGGAACCGCGAGCGGCCTCTACATCCTCGCGGACGCGTACTGGCACCTCGTCGCGCTGCGGGCCGCACAGGGGCTGGGCGCGGCGCTCACTATCCCGGCGACGGTCGCCTTGGTCAACGAGTACGCCGCGAGCGACGCGGACCGCGGCGGGAACTTCGGCGTGTTCAACACCTTCCGGCTGATCGGGTTCGGCTTCGGCCCCGTCCTCGCGGGCGTCGTCGTCGAGGCGGGACCGTACGACCTCTCCCCGGTCGGCCTGCCGGTGCTCGACGGGTTCGACGCCGCGTTCGTCGCGGCCTGCGCCGGCGCGTACCTCAGCTTCGCGCTCGTCTACCTCCTCGTCCACGACGCGGCCGAGTCGAGCGAGGCCGGCGAGGACCTCTCGATCCGGATCCGCGGCGAGGACCGGCTGCTCGACCCCGTGTTCGCCCTCGGGCTGGCGACGATATCGATGGGGATGTGCATCGCGCTGTACGCCACGCTCCAGAACCAGGTGAACGTCCGGCTCGATCAGGCTCCTGTGTGGTTCGGCCTCCAGTTCGCGGCCGTCACCATCGCGAACGTCCTGCTTCAGGTCCCCGTCGGACAGGCCAGCGACCGGATCGGCCGGCGGCCGTTCCTCCTCGCCGGCTTCGTCCTCCTCATCCCGACGACGCTGCTTCAGGGGATCGTCACCGACCCAATCGTGATGACGCTGGTCCGGCTCGGACAGGGCGTCGCGGTCGCGTTCGTGTTCGCGCCGTCGCTCGCGCTCGCGGGCGACCTCTCCCGGGAAGGGGAGTCCGGCACGACCCTGTCGGTGCTGACGATGGGCTTCGGCTTCGGCGTCGCGCTCGGCCCGCTGGCGTCCGGGTGGCTCGTCGGCTTCGGCTTCGTCGTTCCCTTCGCGGTCGGGGCCGCGGCCGCCGCGGTCGCGCTGGTCGCGGTCGTGACCCAGGTCGAGGAGACGCTCGACGTCGGGGACGAGCCGACCGCAGCGGCGGGTGCGGACTGA
- a CDS encoding PAS domain S-box protein, giving the protein MSAAIDVLHVDDDPSVLDLAEAYFERELDSVAVTSETDPEAALERLDDGSFDCVVSDYDMPPMDGLAFFDAVRERNQKIPFVLYTGKGSEEIASQALNAGVTGYFQKGGPEQLRRLANRVDQAVDEYRTKEIAERYSTVIEALGYPVYVVDETGVFRFVNEPFAELTGYDREEIIGSTPGFIKDDAAVAEAEDRLGTILSSSGPDVQRFSVDIVPKEGDPVPCRDHMAALPYDGECFEGSVGILRDVSDERERREELETKTRALNEAPVGITITDPQREDNPMVYVNDRFVEMTGYGREESIGVNCRFLQGPDTEEESVRKLRDAIDAEDSTSVELLNYRKDGTEFWNRVSIAPISDADGTVTNWVGFQEEITAFKEREAALERQNDRLDSFASIVSHDLRNPLNVAQGRVELAREVSDDAENLDAALDALDRMESIVERTLALAREGETVGDPVHVDLAAVAADSWSTVDTASATLSVETDREVLADPDRLRNLFENLMRNAIDHAGSDVSLRVGDLPDGFFVEDDGPGIDPAMADTLFEPGESGAAGNTGFGLAIVKEIATAHGWTVEATAGTDGGARFEVRGVDKRTPATR; this is encoded by the coding sequence ATGTCCGCAGCGATCGACGTGTTACACGTCGACGACGACCCGTCGGTCCTCGATCTCGCGGAGGCGTACTTCGAGCGGGAGCTCGATTCGGTGGCGGTGACGAGCGAGACCGACCCGGAGGCCGCGCTCGAACGGCTCGACGACGGCTCCTTCGACTGCGTCGTCAGCGACTACGACATGCCCCCGATGGACGGGCTGGCGTTCTTCGACGCCGTACGCGAGCGCAACCAGAAGATCCCCTTCGTGCTGTACACCGGCAAGGGGTCCGAGGAGATCGCGAGTCAGGCGCTCAACGCCGGCGTCACCGGCTACTTCCAGAAGGGCGGTCCCGAGCAGCTCCGCCGGCTCGCGAACCGCGTCGATCAGGCCGTCGACGAGTACCGGACCAAGGAGATCGCCGAGCGCTACTCCACCGTCATCGAGGCGCTCGGCTACCCCGTCTACGTCGTCGACGAGACCGGCGTCTTCCGGTTCGTCAACGAGCCGTTCGCCGAACTCACCGGGTACGACCGCGAGGAGATCATCGGGAGTACCCCCGGGTTCATCAAGGACGACGCCGCGGTCGCGGAGGCGGAGGACCGGCTCGGAACGATCCTCTCCAGTTCCGGTCCCGACGTCCAGCGCTTCTCCGTCGACATCGTGCCGAAGGAAGGCGACCCCGTCCCGTGTCGGGACCACATGGCGGCGCTGCCGTACGACGGCGAGTGCTTCGAGGGCAGCGTCGGCATCCTCCGCGACGTCTCCGACGAGCGCGAGCGCCGCGAGGAGCTGGAGACGAAGACCCGGGCGCTCAACGAGGCCCCGGTCGGGATCACCATCACGGACCCGCAACGCGAGGACAACCCGATGGTGTACGTCAACGACCGGTTCGTCGAGATGACGGGGTACGGCCGCGAGGAGTCGATCGGCGTCAACTGCCGGTTCCTTCAGGGACCGGACACCGAAGAGGAATCGGTCCGGAAGCTCCGCGACGCGATCGACGCCGAGGACTCGACGAGCGTCGAGCTGTTGAACTACCGCAAGGACGGGACGGAGTTCTGGAACCGGGTGAGCATCGCCCCGATCAGCGACGCGGACGGAACCGTCACGAACTGGGTCGGCTTCCAAGAGGAAATCACGGCGTTCAAAGAGCGCGAGGCGGCGCTCGAACGGCAGAACGACCGGCTCGACTCCTTCGCCAGCATCGTCTCGCACGACCTGCGGAACCCCCTGAACGTCGCGCAGGGGCGCGTCGAGCTGGCGCGCGAGGTCTCCGACGACGCGGAGAACCTCGACGCCGCCCTCGACGCGCTCGACCGGATGGAGTCGATCGTCGAGCGCACCCTCGCGCTCGCCCGCGAGGGCGAGACGGTCGGCGACCCCGTACACGTCGACCTCGCGGCGGTCGCCGCCGACAGCTGGTCGACCGTCGACACCGCGTCGGCGACCCTCTCCGTCGAGACCGACCGCGAGGTGCTCGCCGACCCGGACCGCCTGCGGAACCTCTTCGAGAACCTGATGCGGAACGCGATCGACCACGCCGGATCCGACGTCTCGCTCCGCGTCGGCGACCTCCCGGACGGGTTCTTCGTCGAGGACGACGGGCCGGGCATCGACCCCGCGATGGCCGACACCCTCTTCGAACCCGGCGAGAGCGGCGCGGCGGGGAACACCGGGTTCGGGCTCGCGATCGTCAAGGAGATCGCCACCGCGCACGGCTGGACCGTCGAGGCGACGGCCGGCACGGACGGTGGCGCGCGATTCGAGGTCCGCGGCGTCGACAAGCGGACGCCGGCGACCCGCTGA
- a CDS encoding DNA polymerase IV, translating into MTGGRTVGGETLPGAGGEDADAPDRVVCHVDMDCFYASCERLRHDDLAGEPVVVGMGYEPGESIGAVATASYEARAFGVESAMPISEALELLPRRADADPDDPDAPDPAETGRYLPVDLDFYEEVASEVKDVLRDCADTRREVSIDEAYLDATDRTAWTVAGGGDETDDDPADPPPSGAAGPADARTLAEGYARHVKGRIEREAGVPASVGVAPNMSAAKVASDADKPDGLVVVPPGSVAEFLAPLPTADVHGVGPVTERTLAELGIETAGDLAAADRDRLADELGERGPELSRRAAGDDDREVTPTGLPKSLSRESALPTTADGATKRETVSALAADVARRARERGCLYRTIGIKAVEPPFDVNTRAKSLPGPVDDPDLVEEVALDLLGEFDETPVRKLGVRVSKLDFAETDQATLGGFDAGDAEGGGSGRDRREEADGGDGGKLSDWVGGPPEHGAGDADDDPEGDEGRRRTGEGQASLGDWS; encoded by the coding sequence ATGACCGGCGGGAGGACCGTCGGCGGGGAGACGCTCCCGGGCGCGGGCGGCGAGGACGCCGACGCCCCCGACCGGGTCGTCTGTCACGTCGACATGGACTGCTTTTACGCCTCCTGTGAGCGGCTGCGCCACGACGACCTCGCGGGCGAACCCGTCGTGGTCGGCATGGGGTACGAGCCGGGTGAGTCGATCGGCGCGGTCGCGACCGCGAGCTACGAGGCCCGGGCGTTCGGCGTCGAGAGCGCGATGCCGATCTCCGAGGCCCTAGAGCTGCTCCCCCGCCGCGCCGACGCGGACCCGGACGATCCGGACGCGCCGGACCCGGCGGAGACCGGACGATACCTCCCCGTCGACCTCGACTTCTACGAGGAGGTGGCGAGCGAGGTGAAGGACGTGCTGCGCGACTGCGCCGACACCCGCCGGGAGGTGAGCATCGACGAGGCGTACCTTGACGCCACCGACCGGACCGCGTGGACCGTCGCGGGCGGCGGAGACGAGACCGACGACGACCCCGCAGACCCCCCGCCGAGCGGCGCGGCCGGACCGGCCGATGCGCGGACGCTCGCCGAGGGGTACGCCCGCCACGTCAAAGGGCGGATCGAGCGCGAGGCGGGGGTCCCGGCGAGCGTCGGCGTCGCGCCGAACATGTCGGCCGCGAAGGTCGCCAGCGACGCCGACAAGCCGGACGGCCTGGTCGTCGTGCCGCCCGGCTCCGTCGCCGAGTTCCTCGCGCCGCTGCCGACCGCCGACGTCCACGGGGTCGGTCCGGTCACCGAGCGGACGCTGGCGGAACTGGGGATCGAGACCGCCGGCGACCTGGCCGCCGCCGATCGCGACCGGCTCGCCGACGAGCTGGGCGAGCGCGGGCCGGAGCTGTCCCGGCGCGCCGCCGGCGACGACGACCGCGAGGTGACGCCGACCGGCCTCCCGAAGAGCCTCTCGCGGGAGTCGGCGCTTCCGACGACCGCCGACGGGGCGACGAAGCGGGAGACGGTGTCGGCGCTCGCCGCCGACGTGGCCCGCCGCGCCCGCGAGCGCGGCTGCCTCTACCGGACCATCGGGATCAAGGCGGTCGAGCCGCCGTTCGACGTCAACACCCGCGCGAAGAGCCTCCCCGGTCCCGTCGACGATCCGGACCTCGTCGAGGAGGTGGCGCTGGACCTGCTCGGCGAGTTCGACGAGACGCCCGTCCGAAAGCTGGGCGTGCGCGTCTCCAAGCTGGACTTCGCCGAGACCGATCAGGCGACGCTCGGCGGGTTCGACGCGGGCGACGCGGAGGGAGGCGGGAGCGGCCGAGACCGCCGCGAGGAGGCCGACGGCGGAGACGGCGGCAAGCTCTCCGACTGGGTCGGTGGCCCGCCGGAGCATGGGGCCGGGGACGCGGACGACGACCCCGAGGGCGACGAAGGCCGGCGGCGGACGGGTGAGGGACAGGCCTCGCTCGGCGACTGGTCGTGA
- a CDS encoding ABC transporter permease → MASALRAALLGSSRDRPRPSLRLVAPPLCFVVTLAAYAVGVFSIAGGVVFVPFDAAALGVAVAVSLAYRRDGLVPAWVTVYAALLGYSAVHYFLGLSGRSLVERAAAFLSPDGLVFFGVEALVFGTVAWIVGTLAALAVERVRERRGASATARGE, encoded by the coding sequence ATGGCCTCCGCCCTCCGCGCGGCCCTTCTCGGATCGAGCCGAGACCGGCCGCGTCCGTCGCTCCGACTCGTCGCACCGCCGCTGTGTTTCGTCGTCACCCTCGCCGCCTACGCGGTCGGCGTCTTCTCTATCGCCGGCGGCGTGGTGTTCGTCCCGTTCGACGCCGCGGCGCTCGGAGTCGCTGTCGCCGTCAGTCTCGCGTACCGACGGGACGGGCTGGTCCCCGCGTGGGTCACCGTCTACGCCGCGCTCCTCGGCTACAGCGCGGTCCACTACTTCCTCGGGCTCTCCGGTCGGTCCCTCGTCGAGCGCGCGGCCGCGTTCCTCTCGCCCGACGGCCTCGTCTTCTTCGGCGTCGAGGCGCTGGTCTTCGGGACGGTCGCGTGGATCGTCGGGACCCTCGCAGCGCTGGCGGTCGAGCGCGTCCGGGAGCGGCGGGGGGCGTCGGCGACGGCGCGCGGGGAGTGA
- a CDS encoding NUDIX hydrolase: protein MDDSADPDDVADADDPADLAWETLDSAVDYACPGFDVRRDEVRFPDGETDGFHYVDEPPAVVVLPLTPDGDVVVIDEWRQAVGRVNRGIPAGTMEPEDGDEESGIERAAARELAEETGYEADAFERLTTVEPTNGMANAVHHHVLATGCEPTADRDLDHNESISVETVPYDDLLAAVVDDGLRDGRAVTAVLWYELLRR from the coding sequence ATGGACGACTCCGCCGACCCCGACGATGTCGCCGATGCCGACGACCCCGCTGACCTCGCGTGGGAAACGCTCGACTCCGCGGTCGATTACGCCTGCCCCGGCTTCGACGTGCGCCGGGACGAGGTGCGGTTCCCGGACGGCGAGACCGACGGGTTCCACTACGTCGACGAGCCGCCGGCGGTGGTGGTGCTCCCGCTGACGCCCGACGGAGACGTGGTCGTCATCGACGAGTGGCGACAGGCGGTCGGCCGGGTGAACCGCGGGATCCCCGCGGGGACGATGGAGCCGGAAGACGGGGACGAGGAGTCGGGGATCGAGCGCGCCGCGGCCCGCGAACTGGCCGAGGAGACCGGCTACGAGGCCGACGCCTTCGAGCGGCTGACGACCGTCGAGCCGACGAACGGGATGGCGAACGCGGTCCACCACCACGTGCTCGCGACCGGCTGCGAGCCGACGGCCGATCGCGACCTCGATCACAACGAGTCGATTTCGGTCGAGACGGTCCCGTACGACGACCTACTCGCCGCGGTCGTCGACGACGGCCTGCGCGACGGGCGGGCCGTCACCGCGGTGTTGTGGTACGAACTGCTCCGCCGCTGA
- a CDS encoding type II CAAX endopeptidase family protein has protein sequence MTDPSSGDPASDGGVSEEFDDIDPDAVSDDADGPKGTGGSPGIAVVTALVLGVLGPIIAVASGGVIYAINVASGGLSLAASVVLTLFFGQYVAFGGLALGYLAWRGFDREGIIEYLGVRVPSLKEIGIVLGSWVLILISVLVVSTIVQLLGTETAANSSAELAMGNPSIIPLFIAASFLVIGPCEEILYRGVVQGRLRESLPAAPSILLSAAIFAAIHVIALTGGVSARLTTISILFVPSLVFGAVYEYTGNLVVPALLHGLHNAVLFTALYVVVTTDPSQMPAVVGFLPV, from the coding sequence ATGACAGATCCCTCCAGCGGCGATCCCGCTTCGGACGGCGGGGTGTCAGAGGAGTTCGACGACATCGATCCGGACGCCGTCTCCGACGACGCGGACGGCCCGAAGGGAACCGGCGGGTCGCCGGGAATCGCGGTCGTGACCGCACTCGTGCTCGGCGTCCTCGGGCCGATCATCGCGGTCGCGAGCGGCGGCGTCATCTACGCGATCAACGTCGCGAGCGGCGGCCTCTCGCTCGCCGCGAGCGTCGTCCTCACGCTGTTTTTCGGCCAGTACGTCGCGTTCGGCGGGCTGGCGCTCGGCTACCTCGCGTGGCGGGGTTTCGACCGCGAGGGAATAATCGAGTACCTCGGCGTGCGGGTGCCGAGCCTCAAGGAGATCGGGATCGTCCTCGGGAGCTGGGTGCTCATCCTGATCTCGGTCCTCGTGGTATCGACGATCGTTCAGCTGCTCGGCACGGAGACGGCGGCGAACAGCAGCGCCGAGCTGGCGATGGGGAACCCGTCGATCATCCCGCTTTTCATCGCCGCCTCGTTCCTCGTCATCGGTCCCTGTGAGGAGATCCTCTACCGCGGCGTCGTTCAGGGGCGGCTCCGTGAGTCGCTGCCGGCGGCCCCGTCGATCCTCCTCTCGGCCGCGATCTTCGCCGCGATCCACGTGATCGCGCTGACGGGCGGGGTCTCCGCGCGACTCACGACCATCTCGATCCTCTTCGTGCCGAGCCTCGTGTTCGGCGCGGTGTACGAGTACACCGGGAACCTCGTCGTCCCCGCGCTGCTCCACGGGCTTCACAACGCCGTGCTGTTCACCGCCCTCTACGTCGTCGTCACCACGGACCCGAGCCAGATGCCGGCCGTCGTCGGCTTCCTGCCCGTCTGA
- the panB gene encoding 3-methyl-2-oxobutanoate hydroxymethyltransferase, which yields MTTTRGLREGDDPITMLTAYDAPTAAVVDDAGIDIALVGDSMGNAALGYDSTLPVTFDEVASRTAAVARATEDALVVADMPFLSFGVDEAESVRNAGRLLKEANADAVKIESGPHTVETTRRMTEVGIPVMAHLGLTPQHVNRLGGYTRQGTEQDAAEEIIDLAGAHADAGAFALVLEHVPANLAGAVTEALSIPTIGIGAGPDCDGQVLVINDAVGLGEWSPPFAKQFGDVRGEMVGAVEAYKEAVESGEFPAEEHSHVEEDLDDLY from the coding sequence ATGACCACGACGCGGGGACTCCGGGAGGGCGACGATCCGATCACGATGCTCACCGCCTACGACGCCCCGACGGCGGCGGTTGTCGACGACGCGGGGATCGACATCGCCCTCGTCGGCGACAGCATGGGCAACGCCGCCCTCGGCTACGACTCGACGCTCCCGGTCACGTTCGACGAGGTGGCGAGCCGGACCGCGGCGGTCGCCCGCGCGACCGAGGACGCCCTCGTCGTCGCCGACATGCCGTTCCTCTCGTTCGGCGTCGACGAGGCTGAGTCGGTACGCAACGCCGGCCGCCTGCTGAAGGAGGCGAACGCCGACGCGGTGAAAATCGAGAGCGGCCCGCACACCGTCGAGACCACGCGGCGCATGACGGAGGTCGGGATCCCGGTGATGGCCCACCTCGGCCTGACGCCCCAGCACGTGAATCGGCTCGGCGGGTACACCCGGCAGGGGACCGAGCAGGACGCCGCCGAGGAGATAATCGACCTCGCGGGTGCGCACGCCGACGCCGGCGCGTTCGCGCTCGTGTTGGAGCACGTCCCCGCGAACCTCGCGGGCGCGGTGACCGAGGCGCTCTCGATCCCGACGATCGGCATCGGTGCGGGCCCGGACTGCGACGGGCAGGTGCTGGTGATCAACGACGCGGTCGGGCTCGGCGAGTGGTCGCCGCCGTTCGCGAAGCAGTTCGGGGACGTGCGCGGCGAGATGGTTGGGGCCGTGGAAGCGTACAAGGAGGCGGTCGAGAGCGGCGAGTTCCCGGCCGAAGAGCACTCGCACGTCGAGGAGGATCTGGACGACTTGTACTGA
- a CDS encoding DUF5822 domain-containing protein: MQPVERAEYEGVDYAWVMQTTFVVTILVGAPVAALLSTLVTLESWGARAAFAVRVGAPIWFVTAVAVALYARRTEAGDGGSEEDDSDGDEEGEDETDDSDGDDDGDERETDDDDPIADAPPAETTTEAERDG, encoded by the coding sequence GTGCAACCAGTCGAGCGGGCCGAGTACGAGGGGGTCGACTACGCGTGGGTGATGCAGACGACGTTCGTCGTCACCATCCTCGTCGGCGCTCCCGTCGCGGCCCTGCTATCGACGCTCGTGACGCTGGAGTCGTGGGGCGCGCGCGCCGCGTTCGCGGTCCGCGTCGGCGCGCCGATCTGGTTCGTCACCGCGGTGGCCGTCGCGCTGTACGCGAGGCGGACCGAGGCCGGCGACGGCGGGTCGGAGGAGGACGACAGCGACGGCGACGAGGAGGGGGAAGACGAGACCGACGACAGCGACGGCGACGACGACGGCGACGAGCGCGAAACAGACGATGACGACCCGATTGCGGACGCCCCGCCGGCCGAGACCACGACCGAAGCGGAGCGAGACGGCTGA
- a CDS encoding HAD-IA family hydrolase, with protein sequence MTDPIGDRLAGYEAVVYDLDGTLVELAVDWDAVAAAVLDVYAEHAIIPPTEELWGLLGAADEYGIRDEVEEAIAAPERAGARESARLPLGDRLAAGVEASADATDGGLEVDAAHPPAGVCSLNCEAACRIAVETHGLGDAVVSEAILGRDSVGSHKPDPEPLLAAIDRLGGTPETALFVGDSRSDAVAAERGGVDFAWVADLLAE encoded by the coding sequence GTGACCGACCCGATCGGCGACCGGCTCGCCGGCTACGAGGCGGTCGTCTACGACCTCGACGGGACGCTCGTCGAACTCGCGGTCGACTGGGACGCCGTCGCGGCGGCGGTCCTCGACGTGTACGCGGAACACGCCATTATCCCCCCGACCGAAGAGCTGTGGGGACTGCTCGGCGCGGCCGACGAGTACGGCATCCGAGACGAGGTCGAGGAGGCGATCGCGGCTCCGGAGCGGGCGGGGGCCCGCGAGTCCGCGCGCCTCCCGCTCGGCGACCGGCTCGCGGCCGGGGTCGAGGCGTCGGCCGACGCGACTGATGGTGGTTTGGAGGTCGACGCCGCCCACCCGCCCGCGGGCGTCTGCTCGCTCAACTGCGAGGCGGCCTGTCGGATCGCGGTCGAGACGCACGGGCTCGGCGACGCCGTGGTGTCGGAAGCGATCCTCGGCCGCGACTCCGTCGGAAGTCACAAACCGGATCCGGAGCCGCTGCTTGCAGCGATAGACCGGCTCGGAGGCACCCCCGAGACCGCGCTGTTCGTCGGCGACTCGCGGTCCGACGCGGTCGCCGCCGAGCGCGGCGGCGTCGACTTCGCGTGGGTCGCGGACCTGCTCGCCGAGTAG
- a CDS encoding acyl-CoA dehydrogenase family protein produces MTGVRVGSALTDEQAAVRDLVREFAAEEVRPTAAEADETETFPEDVWDGLAELGLTGLTVPEEYGGFGADETTYAVANEALAHGSLAVATALSVHCLATSCIAEFGTESQRERWLPEMAETGRPVGMFCLSEPQAGSNPAQMSTTATYDPDTDEYALNGEKQWITNGQRGGVAVVFAKTVREESDTNEADDAITQFLVPADTDGFEVGKKEEKLGLRASDTTGITFDDCRVPAENRLTEPGGGLSAAFRTLTEGRIGIAAQAVGVAQAALDEAKSYAEEREQFDRPIADIQTIRHKVAEMATDVSAARLLVREACRQAEAGEDYRVAASKAKYRASEAAMSVTNEAVQIHGGYGYTTEFDVERLYRDAKITEIYEGTTEIQKTIVARGVFGE; encoded by the coding sequence ATGACCGGAGTACGCGTCGGCTCGGCGCTCACCGACGAACAGGCGGCGGTCCGCGACCTCGTCCGCGAGTTCGCGGCCGAGGAGGTCCGGCCGACCGCGGCCGAGGCGGACGAGACGGAGACGTTCCCGGAAGACGTGTGGGACGGGCTGGCGGAGCTCGGCCTGACGGGACTGACGGTCCCCGAGGAGTACGGCGGGTTCGGCGCGGACGAGACGACGTACGCGGTCGCCAACGAGGCGCTGGCGCACGGATCGCTCGCGGTCGCGACCGCGCTCTCCGTCCACTGCCTCGCGACCTCCTGTATCGCCGAGTTCGGGACGGAGAGCCAGCGCGAACGGTGGCTGCCGGAGATGGCCGAAACTGGGCGTCCGGTCGGCATGTTCTGTCTCTCGGAGCCGCAGGCGGGGTCGAACCCGGCCCAGATGTCGACGACGGCGACGTACGACCCCGACACCGACGAGTACGCGCTGAACGGCGAGAAACAGTGGATCACGAACGGGCAGCGCGGCGGGGTGGCGGTCGTCTTCGCAAAGACGGTGCGCGAGGAGAGCGACACGAACGAGGCCGACGACGCGATCACGCAGTTCCTCGTCCCCGCGGACACCGACGGCTTCGAGGTCGGCAAGAAGGAGGAGAAGCTCGGCCTTCGCGCGTCGGACACGACGGGGATCACCTTCGACGACTGCCGGGTTCCGGCCGAAAATCGGCTCACCGAGCCGGGCGGCGGGCTCTCAGCCGCGTTCCGAACGCTCACCGAGGGGCGGATCGGCATCGCGGCGCAGGCGGTCGGCGTCGCGCAGGCCGCGCTCGACGAGGCGAAGTCGTACGCGGAGGAGCGCGAGCAGTTCGACCGCCCGATCGCGGACATCCAGACGATCCGGCACAAGGTCGCGGAGATGGCGACGGACGTGTCGGCCGCGCGGCTGCTCGTCCGCGAGGCGTGCCGGCAGGCGGAGGCGGGCGAGGACTACCGTGTCGCCGCCTCAAAGGCGAAGTACCGCGCCAGCGAGGCCGCGATGTCGGTGACCAACGAGGCGGTCCAGATCCACGGCGGCTACGGCTACACGACCGAGTTCGACGTCGAGCGGCTCTACCGCGACGCGAAGATCACGGAGATCTACGAGGGGACGACCGAGATCCAGAAGACGATCGTCGCCCGCGGGGTGTTCGGCGAGTGA
- a CDS encoding AIR synthase family protein, with amino-acid sequence MTGKLGPAALAAALAATGADDDAVRQGPAYGEDAAAIDLSDAAGTLVVAADPLSLAAESVGTLAVHVACNDVAASGADPKWLTHTLFLPDDDPDRLRTVVDQVDATASDLDCAVVGGHTEVLPALDRPLCSMTAMGTTDRFVSSGGAEPGDRLLLTKGAAIEATAILATDFRAECSDAGVPAATLDAAADFLDDVSVVLDAAAVRDAASALHDPTEGGVATALVEMAAASGAVFDVERDAVPVRPETRACCDALGVDPLRTFGSGALLAAVPPARVDDALDALDAAGIEGAEIGDVESAAGDLESGGVRIDGEALAEPPRDELYPLWEAREAGE; translated from the coding sequence ATGACCGGGAAGCTCGGTCCCGCCGCGCTCGCGGCCGCGCTCGCGGCGACCGGCGCGGACGACGATGCGGTGCGACAGGGGCCCGCCTACGGCGAGGACGCAGCCGCGATCGACCTCTCTGATGCCGCCGGGACGCTCGTCGTCGCGGCAGATCCCCTTTCGCTGGCGGCCGAGTCCGTCGGAACGCTCGCCGTCCACGTCGCCTGTAACGACGTGGCCGCGAGCGGGGCCGACCCCAAGTGGCTCACCCACACGCTGTTCCTCCCGGACGACGACCCCGACCGGCTCCGGACCGTCGTCGATCAGGTCGACGCGACCGCGAGCGACCTCGACTGCGCGGTCGTCGGGGGTCACACCGAGGTCCTGCCGGCGCTCGACCGCCCGCTCTGCTCGATGACGGCGATGGGGACGACGGACCGCTTCGTGTCGAGCGGCGGTGCCGAGCCGGGCGACCGACTCCTCCTCACCAAGGGGGCGGCGATCGAGGCGACCGCGATCCTCGCGACCGACTTCCGGGCGGAGTGTTCGGACGCGGGGGTCCCGGCCGCGACGCTCGACGCGGCGGCCGACTTTCTCGACGACGTGAGCGTCGTCCTCGACGCGGCAGCGGTCCGCGACGCCGCGAGCGCGCTCCACGACCCGACGGAGGGCGGTGTTGCGACCGCCCTCGTCGAGATGGCCGCGGCGAGCGGGGCCGTCTTCGACGTCGAGCGCGACGCGGTCCCGGTCCGCCCCGAGACCCGGGCCTGCTGTGACGCGCTCGGCGTCGATCCCCTCCGGACGTTCGGCTCCGGCGCGCTGCTGGCGGCCGTCCCGCCGGCTCGGGTCGATGACGCGCTCGATGCGCTCGACGCGGCCGGGATCGAGGGGGCGGAGATCGGCGACGTCGAGTCCGCCGCCGGCGATCTTGAATCAGGCGGCGTCCGGATCGACGGCGAGGCGCTCGCGGAGCCGCCGCGGGACGAGCTGTACCCCCTCTGGGAGGCGCGCGAGGCCGGGGAGTAG